CTGATCCACCTGCAGAGTCCCCCTCCACTAAGTAAAGCTCGTTTTTCTGCGGATTTTTGGACTGTGCCGGCGTAAGCTTGCCGCTGAGTAACGCATCTTTACGCTTGCGCTTTTTCCCAGAACGGGCATCTTCTCTCGCTTTCCTAGCCGCTTCGCGGGCTTCTTTTGCTTTGATTGCTTTCTTAATAAGCATAGAAGAGATATCCGGGTTTTCCTCTAGGAAATACAATAACTGTTCTGCTACGACAGCATCTACAGCAGAACGGGCTTCTGAAGTACCGAGCTTACTCTTCGTCTGGCCTTCAAACTGCAGCAGTTCTTCAGGAATTCTTACAGAGATAATCGCCGTAAATCCTTCTCTGATATCATTACCCTCAAGGTTTTTATCTTTTTCTTTTAAAACTTGAGATCTTCTTGCGTAATCATTAAATACACGAGTAATCGCTGATTTAGCCCCTGATTCGTGGGTTCCTCCATCTTTCGTTCTTACGTTGTTGACGAAGGATAAGATGCTGTCCGTGAACCCATCGTTAAACTGAAAAGCAAAATCAACTTCGATGCCTGCACTGCTGCCTTCAAAAGAAACGACAGAATGCAGCGTATCTTTTTCCTCATTCAAGTAAGCAACAAACGATTCAAGACCGTCGTTGTATTGGTAGGTTTCTTCTAATCCATCCCGTTCATCGACTAACTTAATTTTAAAGCCTTTAAGTAAAAAAGCGGCTTCGCGTAAACGTTCAGATAAGGTTTCAAAGTTATATTTAGTCACAGAAAAAATCGTTGTGTCTGGTTTGAAGCGGATGGTCGTTCCTGTTTTTCTCGTATTTCCCTGCTTTTCAAGTGACGTTACTGGAACGCCTCCCTTTTCAAACCTTTGATAAAACTTTTCGCCGTCCCGGCAGATATGGACTTCAAGCCATTCGGATAGTGCATTTACAACAGAAGCACCGACTCCGTGCAGGCCGCCGCTTGATTTATATCCGCCTTGTCCAAACTTCCCGCCAGCATGGAGCACCGTCAAAATGACTTCTGGAGTCGGCTTTCCTGTCTGGTGCATCCCTGTCGGCATACCTCGCGCTTCATCAGCAACCGAAACGCTTCCGTCCCTGTGCAGGGTAACGACCATCTGATCCCCAAA
This window of the Halobacillus sp. Marseille-Q1614 genome carries:
- the parE gene encoding DNA topoisomerase IV subunit B; the encoded protein is MSQNQAYSDDSIQVLEGLEAVRKRPGMYIGSTDQRGLHHLVYEIVDNAVDEALSGFGDQMVVTLHRDGSVSVADEARGMPTGMHQTGKPTPEVILTVLHAGGKFGQGGYKSSGGLHGVGASVVNALSEWLEVHICRDGEKFYQRFEKGGVPVTSLEKQGNTRKTGTTIRFKPDTTIFSVTKYNFETLSERLREAAFLLKGFKIKLVDERDGLEETYQYNDGLESFVAYLNEEKDTLHSVVSFEGSSAGIEVDFAFQFNDGFTDSILSFVNNVRTKDGGTHESGAKSAITRVFNDYARRSQVLKEKDKNLEGNDIREGFTAIISVRIPEELLQFEGQTKSKLGTSEARSAVDAVVAEQLLYFLEENPDISSMLIKKAIKAKEAREAARKAREDARSGKKRKRKDALLSGKLTPAQSKNPQKNELYLVEGDSAGGSAKQGRDRKFQAVLPLRGKVINTEKAKIADIFKNEEISTIINTIGAGVGGDFTLEDCNYDKIVIMTDADTDGAHIQVLLLTFFYRYMRPLVDAGKVYIALPPLYKVSKGKGKKEKVEYAWDDEGMQKLLKEFKNGYTIQRYKGLGEMNADQLWETTMNPQTRTLIRVTIDDLARAERRVTTLMGDKVEPRRKWIESHVAFGLEDEASILENEKLEK